One genomic segment of Acanthopagrus latus isolate v.2019 chromosome 14, fAcaLat1.1, whole genome shotgun sequence includes these proteins:
- the shank3b gene encoding SH3 and multiple ankyrin repeat domains protein 3 isoform X4, giving the protein MPLSPAADTKHDRPRQQAVTNGNPTGSAVARDDDADDTPSGNSIVVRIGIPDLQQTKCLRLDPELPVWTSKQRVLVTLTQSLSDVLNYGLFQPAFNGRAGKFLDEERLLKEYPLPPITPIPYLEFRYKRRIYTQSYVDDKQLAKLHTKANLKRFMEHVHQKNVEKVSKWLEKGLDPNFHDSDSGECPLTLAVQLEESCELIKVLRSGGAHLDFRTRDGITALHRAVLCRNSSSLTTLLDLGASPDYKDSRGLTPLYHSAMVGGAPYCCELLLQDHATIGMTDENGWQEIHQACRFGNVQHLEHLLFYGADMSSQNASGNTALHLCALYNQDSCARVLLFRGANKDIKNYNNQTAFQVAIIAGNFDLAEIIKIHKTSDVVVPFRETPSYTKRRRVGQTRTSAGNGLSSPRSLIRSASDNALESPASSPGPSLQSLETHHDTHTHSLRRHTRRLSPSGGGGHVETSPPSSPPLTPQMRKRRLYSAVPGRTFIATRSHVPQGTGEIQLHRGERVKVLSIGEGGFWEGSVKGRTGWFPADCVEEVQMRQYDPRLETREDRTKRLFRHYTVGSYDNYTSYSDYVIEEKTAVLQKRESEGFGFVLRGAKAETPIEEFAPTPAFPALQYLESVDQGGVAWRAGLRTGDFLIEVNGADVVKVGHRQVVSLIRQGGSRLLMKVVSVSRKSESNLIRKKAPPPPKRAPSTSLTLRSKSMTADLEEIARRRRIEKLDEMLAVGQQEVVLRARPADDFRAATVKQRPTSRRITQAEINSLFERQGLVPPTAPEKSTMALPRGMSRTKSFGTPEDDRISALINESRFPRSSSLTDSFIPPPPQQAPPPPPSASSTSTSPLFLLDSGPPPSFLPPPPPARGEGLTRSSFKPGAEPRLQELSDSPSRSHAHAERQRKARSMIILQDTPPPLQPDAHAAATHTLHTATHTATHTLHTATHTSTLSLHSTSPALGHSPLSRRRGRPIENPYANVGQQAAPSKPQRRKSPLLKQLPVEEQGLGMKDHDPTKLELPGSPSRAELYQQQVLSERARVQGRRSSLFLSVEGSGSENQVPPLLTQSHSMDDLGELPPPAPVLSPSPTPHTFLHPLTGKPLDPSSPLALALAARERALTARTPSPEPRMKHASASTTPIPTPAASPEGRHKRTPITTPQSSPEPRSKRTTPQTSPEQRTKRTTPQTSPELRHKRMTPPLFPDGQVERPETEGGVTSPAGPSPERWKPTPLPTLSNETHALIDRRRSLTVGSSEEEGGAYTVTLPPALLSSSDEETREELRRIGLVTPPPAFAASPAPPPPSSLTLLPRRGGEGGGGGGSGPDSLGRQGDEEEGGNERLHDSSSSPSSLPPSITLASPPAPPSPSSPPAAHPSPSSPATSPIALKPRLRSPIGRGRSSLRDPLLKQSSDSELLPSAASSSSPSSPLCSSPTSGGGRQPRYLFQRRSKLWGGGDDREERRGLSPDEGGGRPAALGGQGSGSAVDLTSRSASALELSGRAGSGLDLANRLQLLNKDSHSLGEEPSPLDPGRRSPVGGARLFSSLGELHTISQRGYGASYTVRPGSRYPVTRRSPSPSPSPSDRSIGISSPSERPDLSSGRGLTILKSSSLSLPSEPKEVRFVMRSASARTRSRSPSPSPHASPCPSPVLSGPLLALRPWRQRPLNLWNKYDVGDWLESVGLAEHRQRFQEHEIEGSHLPALTKDDYVELGVTRLGHRINIERALRQLLDGST; this is encoded by the exons ATGCCTCTGAGTCCGGCTGCTGACACCAAACATGATCGCCCGCGGCAACAGGCGGTTACTAACGGCAACCCGACAGGCTCTGCTGTTGCCAGGGACGACGACGCGGACGACACGCCCTCCGGAAACAGCATCGTCGTCCGCATTGGCATCCCGGACCTGCAGCAGAcg AAGTGTTTGCGGTTGGACCCAGAGTTACCAGTTTGGACCAGTAAGCAGAGGGTTCTGGTGACGTTGACTCAGTCTCTGTCGGATGTTTTGAACTATGGTCTCTTCCAGCCGGCGTTCAACGGCCGAGCCGGAAAGTTTCTGGACGAGGAGCGGCTGCTGAAGGAATACCCTCTCCCTCCCATCACGCCCATCCCATACCTGGAG TTTCGTTACAAGAGGAGAATTTACACGCAGAGCTACGTGGACGATAAACAGCTGGCCAAGCTTCACACCAAG GCCAACCTGAAGCGCTTCATGGAACATGTGCATCAGAAGAATGTGGAGAAGGTTTCCAAGTGGCTGGAGAAGGGCCTGGACCCCAACTTCCACGACTCTGACAGCGGgg agTGTCCTCTGACGCTGGCCGtccagctggaggagagctgTGAGCTGATTAAAGTGCTCCGCAGCGGAGGAGCTCACCTGGACTTCAGAACCAGAGACGGTATCACCGCTCTGCACCGGGCCGTCCTCTGCAGGAACAGCTCCTCGCTCACC ACTCTGCTGGACCTCGGAGCGTCTCCGGACTACAAGGACAGCAGAGGACTGACTCCCCTGTATCACTCCGCCATGGTGGGCGGCGCCCCCTACTGCtgcgagctgctgctgcaggaccacGCCACCATCG GAATGACTGATGAGAACGGATGGCAGGAAATCCaccag gcatgtcGCTTTGGTAACGTGCAGCACTTGGAGCACCTGCTGTTCTATGGCGCTGACATGAGTTCCCAGAATGCATCGGGAAACACTGCACTGCACCTCTGTGCTCTCTACAACCAG GACAGCTGTGCCCGAGTGCTGCTGTTCAGAGGAGCCAATAAAGACATcaaaaactacaacaaccagaCTGCCTTTCAG gtggcgATAATTGCTGGGAACTTTGATCTGGCAGAAATCATCAAGATCCACAAAACCTCTGACGTTG TAGTTCCCTTCAGAGAAACTCCATCCTACACGAAGCGTCGCCGAGTTGGCCAGACCAGGACGTCGGCAGGAAACGGTCTGtcctctcctcgctctctgatTCGCTCAGCCAGTGACAACGCTCTGGAGAGCCCCGCCTCCTCTCCTGGCCCCTCCCTCCAAAGCCTGGAAACACACCacgacacgcacacacactcactacgACGACACACACGCCGCCTCAG ccccAGCGGCGGTGGCGGCCATGTTGAGACCAGCccgccctcctcccctcccctcacccctcagatgaggaagaggaggctgtACAGCGCCGTGCCGGGTCGCACCTTCATCGCCACGCGCTCCCACGTGCCCCAGGGGACGGGAGAGATCCAGCTGCACCGAGGAgagagggtcaaag TTCTGTCTATAGGTGAAGGAGGGTTCTGGGAGGGAAGCGTTAAAGGAAGAACCGGGTGGTTTCCTGCCGACTGTGTGGAGGAAGTCCAGATGAGACAGTACGACCCGCGACTGG agacGAGGGAGGACCGCACCAAGAGACTGTTCAGACACTACACTGTAGGGTCCTACGACAACTACACCTCCTACAG cgACTATGTGATCGAGGAGAAGACGGCCGTgctgcagaagagagagagcgagggattTGGCTTCGTCCTCAGAGGAGCTAAAG cCGAGACCCCCATTGAGGAGTTTGCCCCCACCCCGGCGTTCCCCGCCCTGCAGTACCTGGAGTCAGTCGACCAGGGGGGCGTGGCCTGGAGGGCGGGGCTACGGACTGGAGATTTCCTCATAGAG GTGAACGGCGCCGACGTGGTGAAGGTGGGACACCGGCAGGTCGTGTCTCTGATCCGTCAGGGAGGAAGTCGGCTGCTGATGAAGGTCGTCTCTGTTTCCAGAAAATCAGAATCCAACCTGATCAGGAAGAAAG CTCCGCCCCCTCCAAAACGAGCACCCAGCACCTCGTTGACTCTCAGGTCCAAGTCCATGACGGCTGACCTGGAGGAGATAG CCAGGAGGAGACGCATCG agaaacTGGATGAGATGTTGGCCGTGGGTCAACAGGAAGTCGTGCTGAGGGCGCGTCCGGCAGACGACTTCAGAGCGGCGACGGTGAAACAGAGACCGACCAGCCGACGCATCACACAGGCCGAGATCAAT tcctTGTTCGAGCGTCAGGGTCTGGTTCCGCCCACAGCACCAGAGAAGAGCACCATGGCTTTACCCCGAGGAATGTCCAGAACCAAGAGCTTTG GCACACCTGAGGACGACAGGATCTCGGCTCTGATCAATGAGAGTCGGTTTCCACGGAGCTCCTCGCTGACGGACAgcttcatccctcctcctcctcagcaagctccgcctcctcctccatctgcctcctccacctccacctccccgcTCTTCCTCCTCGACTCCGGCCCGCCaccttccttcctcccccctcctcccccggcTAGAGGGGAGGGGCTGACCCGGTCCAGCTTTAAACCAGGGGCGGAGCCGAGGCTCCAGGAGCTCTCTGATTCGCCATCGAGGAGCCACGCCCACGCTGAGCGTCAGAGGAAGGCGAGGTCGATGATCATCCTGCAGGACACGCCGCCGCCGCTGCAGCCTGACGCACATGCCGCCGCCACGCACACGCTGCACACCGCCAcgcacactgcaacacacacgcTTCACACCGCAACACACACCTCCAcgctctctctccacagcaCCAGCCCCGCCCTCGGGCACTCACCGCTGTCACGCCGCCGGGGACGACCAATAGAAAACCCTTACGCTAACGTGGGACAGCAGGCCGCGCCTTCCAAGCCGCAGAGGAGGAAGTCACCTTTGTTGAAACAACTTCCTGTTGAGGAGCAGG gtctcGGAATGAAAGATCACGATCCGACCAAACTGGAGCTGCCCGGCAGCCCCAGCAGGGCGGAGCTGTACCAGCAGCAGGTTCTGTCAGAGCGGGCTCGGGTTCAGGGCCGCAGGtcgtctctcttcctgtctgtggagGGATCCGGCTCTGAGAACCAGGTGCCCCCCCTCCTCACTCAGAGCCATTCGATGGACGACCTCGGAGAGCTTCCTCCTCCGGCGCCGGTCCTGTCGCCCTCACCGACACCGCACACCTTCCTCCACCCGCTGACGGGGAAACCTCTGG ACCCGTCCTCTCCACTCGCCCTGGCTCTCGCTGCACGAGAACGAGCGCTCACCGCTCGCACGCCGAGCCCAGAGCCTCGAATGAAACACGCCTCTGCCTCCACCACGCCCATCCCCACCCCGGCTGCCAGCCCAGAGGGCAGACACAAGCGCACCCCTATCACCACCCCGCAGAGCAGCCCCGAGCCACGGTCCAAGCGCACCACCCCTCAGACGAGTCCTGAGCAGCGAACCAAGCGCACCACTCCCCAGACCAGCCCCGAGCTGAGGCATAAACGCATGACTCCGCCCTTGTTCCCTGATGGACAGGTGGAGCGGccagaaacagagggaggagtgACCTCACCTGCAGGCCCCTCCCCTGAGCGCTGGAAACCCACCCCCCTGCCAACGCTGTCCAATGAGACTCACGCTCTGATTGACAGGCGCAGGAGCCTCACAGTGGGCAGTtcggaggaggagggcggggcTTACACAGTTACACTCCCACCGGCCTTGTTGTCATCCAGTGACgaggagacgagggaggagCTTCGCAGAATTGGCTTGGTAACTCCACCCCCTGCTTTTGCCGCTTCTCCtgcccctcctcccccatccTCCCTCACCTTGTTGCCACGGCGAGgtggggaaggaggaggaggaggaggaagtggtcCTGATTCTTTAGGCAGacaaggagatgaggaggaaggaggtaACGAGCGGCTCCACgacagctcctcctcccccagctcgctccctccctccatcaccttGGCCTCCCCTCCCGCTCcaccttccccctcctcccctcctgctgctcatccttccccctcctcccccgccaCCTCCCCAATAGCTCTGAAGCCGCGCCTCCGTTCACCCATCGGTCGGGGCCGCTCCTCTCTCCGGGACCCGTTACTGAAGCAATCATCCGACAGTGAGCTCCTCCCGTCTGctgcgtcctcctcctccccctcctccccactctGCTCCTCCCCGACCAGCGGAGGTGGCCGACAGCCGCGCTACCTGTTCCAGAGGAGGTCCAAGCTGTGGGGGGGCGGGGACGACCGGGAGGAGCGGCGAGGCCTCAGCCCAGATGAAGGGGGAGGCCGTCCGGCGGCACTGGGCGGTCAGGGATCCGGGTCAGCCGTGGATCTGACCAGCCGCTCGGCGTCGGCTCTGGAGCTGAGCGGCCGGGCCGGTTCTGGACTGGATCTCGCTAACCGGCTACAGCTGCTCAACAAAGACAGTCACTCTCTGGGGGAGGAGCCAAGTCCCCTCGACCCGGGCAGGAGGTCACCTGTAGGAGGTGCCAG GTTGTTCTCCAGTCTCGGTGAACTCCACACCATCTCCCAGCGAGGATACGGCGCCAGTTACACCGTCAGACCAGGAAGCCGCTACCCCGTCACCCGCCGgagcccctccccctctccctccccatcTGATAGGTCAATAGGGATTTCCTCCCCCTCTGAACGGCCGGACCTGAGCTCGGGTCGCGGCCTCACCATCCTGAAGTCGTCCAGTCTCAGTCTCCCCTCAGAACCAAAGGAGGTTCGCTTTGTGATGCGAAGCGCCAGTGCACGAACCAGGTCCCGCTCGCCCTCCCCTTCACCCCACGCCTCCCCCTGCCCCTCCCCGGTCCTCAGCGGGCCCCTGCTGGCCCTGAGGCCTTGGAGGCAGCGGCCCCTCAACTTGTGGAATAAATACGACGTGGGGGACTGGCTGGAGAGCGTGGGCCTGGCCGAACACCGCCAGCGCTTCCAGGAGCACGAGATCGAAGGCTCCCACCTCCCGGCGCTCACCAAAGACGACTACGTGGAGCTGGGCGTCACCAGACTGGGACACCGGATCAACATCGAGAGGGcgctcagacagctgctggatggTTCTACTTGA
- the shank3b gene encoding SH3 and multiple ankyrin repeat domains protein 3 isoform X6 gives MPLSPAADTKHDRPRQQAVTNGNPTGSAVARDDDADDTPSGNSIVVRIGIPDLQQTKCLRLDPELPVWTSKQRVLVTLTQSLSDVLNYGLFQPAFNGRAGKFLDEERLLKEYPLPPITPIPYLEFRYKRRIYTQSYVDDKQLAKLHTKANLKRFMEHVHQKNVEKVSKWLEKGLDPNFHDSDSGECPLTLAVQLEESCELIKVLRSGGAHLDFRTRDGITALHRAVLCRNSSSLTTLLDLGASPDYKDSRGLTPLYHSAMVGGAPYCCELLLQDHATIGMTDENGWQEIHQACRFGNVQHLEHLLFYGADMSSQNASGNTALHLCALYNQDSCARVLLFRGANKDIKNYNNQTAFQVAIIAGNFDLAEIIKIHKTSDVVVPFRETPSYTKRRRVGQTRTSAGNGLSSPRSLIRSASDNALESPASSPGPSLQSLETHHDTHTHSLRRHTRRLSPSGGGGHVETSPPSSPPLTPQMRKRRLYSAVPGRTFIATRSHVPQGTGEIQLHRGERVKVLSIGEGGFWEGSVKGRTGWFPADCVEEVQMRQYDPRLETREDRTKRLFRHYTVGSYDNYTSYSDYVIEEKTAVLQKRESEGFGFVLRGAKAETPIEEFAPTPAFPALQYLESVDQGGVAWRAGLRTGDFLIEVNGADVVKVGHRQVVSLIRQGGSRLLMKVVSVSRKSESNLIRKKAPPPPKRAPSTSLTLRSKSMTADLEEIARRRRIEKLDEMLAVGQQEVVLRARPADDFRAATVKQRPTSRRITQAEINSLFERQGLVPPTAPEKSTMALPRGMSRTKSFGTPEDDRISALINESRFPRSSSLTDSFIPPPPQQAPPPPPSASSTSTSPLFLLDSGPPPSFLPPPPPARGEGLTRSSFKPGAEPRLQELSDSPSRSHAHAERQRKARSMIILQDTPPPLQPDAHAAATHTLHTATHTATHTLHTATHTSTLSLHSTSPALGHSPLSRRRGRPIENPYANVGQQAAPSKPQRRKSPLLKQLPVEEQGLGMKDHDPTKLELPGSPSRAELYQQQVLSERARVQGRRSSLFLSVEGSGSENQVPPLLTQSHSMDDLGELPPPAPVLSPSPTPHTFLHPLTGKPLDPSSPLALALAARERALTARTPSPEPRMKHASASTTPIPTPAASPEGRHKRTPITTPQSSPEPRSKRTTPQTSPEQRTKRTTPQTSPELRHKRMTPPLFPDGQVERPETEGGVTSPAGPSPERWKPTPLPTLSNETHALIDRRRSLTVGSSEEEGGAYTVTLPPALLSSSDEETREELRRIGLVTPPPAFAASPAPPPPSSLTLLPRRGGEGGGGGGSGPDSLGRQGDEEEGGNERLHDSSSSPSSLPPSITLASPPAPPSPSSPPAAHPSPSSPATSPIALKPRLRSPIGRGRSSLRDPLLKQSSDSELLPSAASSSSPSSPLCSSPTSGGGRQPRYLFQRRSKLWGGGDDREERRGLSPDEGGGRPAALGGQGSGSAVDLTSRSASALELSGRAGSGLDLANRLQLLNKDSHSLGEEPSPLDPGRRSPVGGARCLDSGVTKS, from the exons ATGCCTCTGAGTCCGGCTGCTGACACCAAACATGATCGCCCGCGGCAACAGGCGGTTACTAACGGCAACCCGACAGGCTCTGCTGTTGCCAGGGACGACGACGCGGACGACACGCCCTCCGGAAACAGCATCGTCGTCCGCATTGGCATCCCGGACCTGCAGCAGAcg AAGTGTTTGCGGTTGGACCCAGAGTTACCAGTTTGGACCAGTAAGCAGAGGGTTCTGGTGACGTTGACTCAGTCTCTGTCGGATGTTTTGAACTATGGTCTCTTCCAGCCGGCGTTCAACGGCCGAGCCGGAAAGTTTCTGGACGAGGAGCGGCTGCTGAAGGAATACCCTCTCCCTCCCATCACGCCCATCCCATACCTGGAG TTTCGTTACAAGAGGAGAATTTACACGCAGAGCTACGTGGACGATAAACAGCTGGCCAAGCTTCACACCAAG GCCAACCTGAAGCGCTTCATGGAACATGTGCATCAGAAGAATGTGGAGAAGGTTTCCAAGTGGCTGGAGAAGGGCCTGGACCCCAACTTCCACGACTCTGACAGCGGgg agTGTCCTCTGACGCTGGCCGtccagctggaggagagctgTGAGCTGATTAAAGTGCTCCGCAGCGGAGGAGCTCACCTGGACTTCAGAACCAGAGACGGTATCACCGCTCTGCACCGGGCCGTCCTCTGCAGGAACAGCTCCTCGCTCACC ACTCTGCTGGACCTCGGAGCGTCTCCGGACTACAAGGACAGCAGAGGACTGACTCCCCTGTATCACTCCGCCATGGTGGGCGGCGCCCCCTACTGCtgcgagctgctgctgcaggaccacGCCACCATCG GAATGACTGATGAGAACGGATGGCAGGAAATCCaccag gcatgtcGCTTTGGTAACGTGCAGCACTTGGAGCACCTGCTGTTCTATGGCGCTGACATGAGTTCCCAGAATGCATCGGGAAACACTGCACTGCACCTCTGTGCTCTCTACAACCAG GACAGCTGTGCCCGAGTGCTGCTGTTCAGAGGAGCCAATAAAGACATcaaaaactacaacaaccagaCTGCCTTTCAG gtggcgATAATTGCTGGGAACTTTGATCTGGCAGAAATCATCAAGATCCACAAAACCTCTGACGTTG TAGTTCCCTTCAGAGAAACTCCATCCTACACGAAGCGTCGCCGAGTTGGCCAGACCAGGACGTCGGCAGGAAACGGTCTGtcctctcctcgctctctgatTCGCTCAGCCAGTGACAACGCTCTGGAGAGCCCCGCCTCCTCTCCTGGCCCCTCCCTCCAAAGCCTGGAAACACACCacgacacgcacacacactcactacgACGACACACACGCCGCCTCAG ccccAGCGGCGGTGGCGGCCATGTTGAGACCAGCccgccctcctcccctcccctcacccctcagatgaggaagaggaggctgtACAGCGCCGTGCCGGGTCGCACCTTCATCGCCACGCGCTCCCACGTGCCCCAGGGGACGGGAGAGATCCAGCTGCACCGAGGAgagagggtcaaag TTCTGTCTATAGGTGAAGGAGGGTTCTGGGAGGGAAGCGTTAAAGGAAGAACCGGGTGGTTTCCTGCCGACTGTGTGGAGGAAGTCCAGATGAGACAGTACGACCCGCGACTGG agacGAGGGAGGACCGCACCAAGAGACTGTTCAGACACTACACTGTAGGGTCCTACGACAACTACACCTCCTACAG cgACTATGTGATCGAGGAGAAGACGGCCGTgctgcagaagagagagagcgagggattTGGCTTCGTCCTCAGAGGAGCTAAAG cCGAGACCCCCATTGAGGAGTTTGCCCCCACCCCGGCGTTCCCCGCCCTGCAGTACCTGGAGTCAGTCGACCAGGGGGGCGTGGCCTGGAGGGCGGGGCTACGGACTGGAGATTTCCTCATAGAG GTGAACGGCGCCGACGTGGTGAAGGTGGGACACCGGCAGGTCGTGTCTCTGATCCGTCAGGGAGGAAGTCGGCTGCTGATGAAGGTCGTCTCTGTTTCCAGAAAATCAGAATCCAACCTGATCAGGAAGAAAG CTCCGCCCCCTCCAAAACGAGCACCCAGCACCTCGTTGACTCTCAGGTCCAAGTCCATGACGGCTGACCTGGAGGAGATAG CCAGGAGGAGACGCATCG agaaacTGGATGAGATGTTGGCCGTGGGTCAACAGGAAGTCGTGCTGAGGGCGCGTCCGGCAGACGACTTCAGAGCGGCGACGGTGAAACAGAGACCGACCAGCCGACGCATCACACAGGCCGAGATCAAT tcctTGTTCGAGCGTCAGGGTCTGGTTCCGCCCACAGCACCAGAGAAGAGCACCATGGCTTTACCCCGAGGAATGTCCAGAACCAAGAGCTTTG GCACACCTGAGGACGACAGGATCTCGGCTCTGATCAATGAGAGTCGGTTTCCACGGAGCTCCTCGCTGACGGACAgcttcatccctcctcctcctcagcaagctccgcctcctcctccatctgcctcctccacctccacctccccgcTCTTCCTCCTCGACTCCGGCCCGCCaccttccttcctcccccctcctcccccggcTAGAGGGGAGGGGCTGACCCGGTCCAGCTTTAAACCAGGGGCGGAGCCGAGGCTCCAGGAGCTCTCTGATTCGCCATCGAGGAGCCACGCCCACGCTGAGCGTCAGAGGAAGGCGAGGTCGATGATCATCCTGCAGGACACGCCGCCGCCGCTGCAGCCTGACGCACATGCCGCCGCCACGCACACGCTGCACACCGCCAcgcacactgcaacacacacgcTTCACACCGCAACACACACCTCCAcgctctctctccacagcaCCAGCCCCGCCCTCGGGCACTCACCGCTGTCACGCCGCCGGGGACGACCAATAGAAAACCCTTACGCTAACGTGGGACAGCAGGCCGCGCCTTCCAAGCCGCAGAGGAGGAAGTCACCTTTGTTGAAACAACTTCCTGTTGAGGAGCAGG gtctcGGAATGAAAGATCACGATCCGACCAAACTGGAGCTGCCCGGCAGCCCCAGCAGGGCGGAGCTGTACCAGCAGCAGGTTCTGTCAGAGCGGGCTCGGGTTCAGGGCCGCAGGtcgtctctcttcctgtctgtggagGGATCCGGCTCTGAGAACCAGGTGCCCCCCCTCCTCACTCAGAGCCATTCGATGGACGACCTCGGAGAGCTTCCTCCTCCGGCGCCGGTCCTGTCGCCCTCACCGACACCGCACACCTTCCTCCACCCGCTGACGGGGAAACCTCTGG ACCCGTCCTCTCCACTCGCCCTGGCTCTCGCTGCACGAGAACGAGCGCTCACCGCTCGCACGCCGAGCCCAGAGCCTCGAATGAAACACGCCTCTGCCTCCACCACGCCCATCCCCACCCCGGCTGCCAGCCCAGAGGGCAGACACAAGCGCACCCCTATCACCACCCCGCAGAGCAGCCCCGAGCCACGGTCCAAGCGCACCACCCCTCAGACGAGTCCTGAGCAGCGAACCAAGCGCACCACTCCCCAGACCAGCCCCGAGCTGAGGCATAAACGCATGACTCCGCCCTTGTTCCCTGATGGACAGGTGGAGCGGccagaaacagagggaggagtgACCTCACCTGCAGGCCCCTCCCCTGAGCGCTGGAAACCCACCCCCCTGCCAACGCTGTCCAATGAGACTCACGCTCTGATTGACAGGCGCAGGAGCCTCACAGTGGGCAGTtcggaggaggagggcggggcTTACACAGTTACACTCCCACCGGCCTTGTTGTCATCCAGTGACgaggagacgagggaggagCTTCGCAGAATTGGCTTGGTAACTCCACCCCCTGCTTTTGCCGCTTCTCCtgcccctcctcccccatccTCCCTCACCTTGTTGCCACGGCGAGgtggggaaggaggaggaggaggaggaagtggtcCTGATTCTTTAGGCAGacaaggagatgaggaggaaggaggtaACGAGCGGCTCCACgacagctcctcctcccccagctcgctccctccctccatcaccttGGCCTCCCCTCCCGCTCcaccttccccctcctcccctcctgctgctcatccttccccctcctcccccgccaCCTCCCCAATAGCTCTGAAGCCGCGCCTCCGTTCACCCATCGGTCGGGGCCGCTCCTCTCTCCGGGACCCGTTACTGAAGCAATCATCCGACAGTGAGCTCCTCCCGTCTGctgcgtcctcctcctccccctcctccccactctGCTCCTCCCCGACCAGCGGAGGTGGCCGACAGCCGCGCTACCTGTTCCAGAGGAGGTCCAAGCTGTGGGGGGGCGGGGACGACCGGGAGGAGCGGCGAGGCCTCAGCCCAGATGAAGGGGGAGGCCGTCCGGCGGCACTGGGCGGTCAGGGATCCGGGTCAGCCGTGGATCTGACCAGCCGCTCGGCGTCGGCTCTGGAGCTGAGCGGCCGGGCCGGTTCTGGACTGGATCTCGCTAACCGGCTACAGCTGCTCAACAAAGACAGTCACTCTCTGGGGGAGGAGCCAAGTCCCCTCGACCCGGGCAGGAGGTCACCTGTAGGAGGTGCCAG atgTTTGGACAGTGGAGTGACTAAATCGTAG